One segment of Polyangiaceae bacterium DNA contains the following:
- a CDS encoding peroxiredoxin, translating into MSSRFVTLFVCSFLVFPACNNNAAPAPSDTKASAPAADAEAKPLAVGDAAPDVTLKLHDGKEVRLSNLVGKQVLVYFYPKDDTPGCTVEAQGLRDGWADITAAGLEVYGVSMQDAESHKAFIDKYNLPFPLVVDTDGSVAKAFRVPTRLTFASRQSFLIGKDGKIKQVWLEVNPKEHAAAILAAAKS; encoded by the coding sequence ATGTCATCACGTTTCGTCACGTTGTTCGTCTGCTCTTTCCTGGTTTTTCCTGCATGCAACAACAATGCAGCGCCTGCGCCATCGGACACCAAGGCAAGCGCGCCTGCGGCGGACGCGGAAGCGAAACCGCTGGCAGTTGGCGATGCGGCGCCCGATGTCACGCTGAAGTTGCACGATGGCAAAGAGGTTCGTCTTTCCAATCTCGTGGGCAAACAGGTGCTCGTGTATTTTTATCCGAAGGACGACACGCCTGGGTGCACGGTCGAAGCGCAGGGATTGCGTGATGGGTGGGCGGACATCACGGCCGCGGGGCTCGAGGTGTATGGCGTATCGATGCAAGATGCCGAGAGTCACAAGGCATTCATTGACAAATACAATTTGCCGTTTCCGCTCGTCGTCGACACGGATGGCTCGGTGGCCAAGGCATTTCGAGTTCCAACGCGCCTCACCTTTGCGTCGCGACAATCCTTTTTGATTGGCAAGGATGGGAAGATCAAGCAAGTGTGGCTCGAGGTGAATCCGAAGGAGCACGCGGCCGCGATCTTGGCGGCGGCGAAGAGTTGA
- the purE gene encoding 5-(carboxyamino)imidazole ribonucleotide mutase, with the protein MTHRPPLVGIIMGSKSDAPTLRHAAEMLDKLDVPYEKRVVSAHRMPDLMFRYAEEAEGRGLRVIIAGAGGSAHLPGMIAAKTLVPVLGVPILSHALHGVDSLLSIVQMPGGIPVGTLAIGDAGAKNAALLAAQILALHDPALRERLAQFRAEQTRAALESEV; encoded by the coding sequence ATGACGCACAGGCCTCCCCTCGTTGGCATCATCATGGGCAGCAAAAGCGACGCGCCGACTTTGCGTCACGCGGCGGAAATGCTCGACAAACTCGACGTTCCGTACGAAAAACGCGTGGTCAGCGCGCATCGCATGCCCGACCTGATGTTTCGTTATGCAGAAGAAGCGGAAGGACGAGGTCTTCGCGTCATCATCGCCGGAGCTGGAGGATCCGCGCACTTGCCCGGCATGATCGCCGCCAAAACCCTCGTTCCAGTGCTCGGCGTGCCCATCTTGTCGCATGCGCTGCACGGCGTCGATTCACTCCTTTCCATTGTGCAAATGCCGGGAGGCATCCCCGTCGGTACGCTTGCAATCGGTGATGCAGGCGCGAAAAACGCAGCCCTCCTTGCAGCTCAAATCCTCGCTCTCCACGATCCCGCCTTGCGCGAGCGGCTTGCCCAGTTTCGCGCGGAACAAACGCGCGCAGCGCTCGAGAGCGAGGTTTGA
- a CDS encoding alpha/beta hydrolase — MTTRLLKLRADAVGKLPIEEQRRLQEIAGDQEAKRMQSKVTRTEAKIGGVDGEWFVPKGKTPKRVVMYIHGGGFVAGSSRTHGEMIMRLAMAADARIYAPNYRLAPEHRFPAQLDDCRAVYRALLADGIHPSDLIVCGDSAGGNLSIVLALALRDEKIDLPAGIAALSPWVDLSNRKGSMLEHEPYDWATPADFDGWLEHYVGTGDPSAPLVSPISADLRDLPPIRIDIGTAEMLLDQVRAFGQRAKEAGLPLTFHEIPGMVHNCYLLAGYFPECQAAIDDLGTWMKKTALD, encoded by the coding sequence ATGACCACGCGTTTGCTGAAATTGCGTGCCGACGCCGTTGGTAAGCTCCCCATCGAAGAGCAGCGAAGACTTCAAGAAATCGCGGGCGACCAAGAAGCCAAGCGAATGCAATCGAAAGTCACGCGCACCGAAGCCAAAATCGGCGGCGTGGATGGAGAATGGTTCGTCCCAAAAGGAAAAACTCCGAAACGCGTCGTGATGTACATCCATGGCGGCGGCTTCGTTGCCGGGTCGAGTCGCACGCATGGGGAAATGATCATGCGGCTCGCGATGGCCGCCGATGCACGCATTTACGCACCCAATTATCGTCTAGCGCCCGAACATCGGTTCCCGGCTCAGCTCGACGACTGTCGCGCCGTCTATCGAGCGCTGCTCGCAGATGGCATTCATCCGAGCGACTTGATCGTCTGCGGCGATTCGGCTGGCGGAAACCTGTCGATCGTGCTTGCATTGGCATTGCGCGACGAGAAAATCGATTTACCCGCAGGCATTGCTGCTCTGTCACCTTGGGTGGATCTATCGAATCGAAAGGGCAGCATGCTCGAACACGAGCCGTATGATTGGGCCACGCCCGCTGATTTCGATGGGTGGCTCGAACATTACGTCGGGACCGGGGACCCCAGCGCGCCTCTCGTGTCACCCATTTCTGCTGATTTGCGCGATTTGCCTCCGATTCGCATCGACATCGGCACCGCCGAGATGCTCCTCGATCAGGTGCGAGCTTTCGGTCAGCGCGCGAAAGAGGCTGGCTTGCCGCTGACTTTCCACGAAATTCCCGGAATGGTTCACAATTGTTACCTTCTCGCAGGGTACTTTCCAGAATGCCAAGCGGCCATCGACGATCTTGGGACCTGGATGAAAAAGACCGCTCTGGATTGA
- a CDS encoding ABC transporter permease, which yields MRVEVIYYLCRRDVIKFLRDRQTLAASIVRPLLWILAVGFGLRASFGVGPKGVDFVSFLVPGILAMTVLFSSMFASISIVWDREFGFLKELLVSPVPRWVFVLSKMISATVIALIEVSVTLIVSPLLGAKFSLLGALLAIPLLAIFGMGVTALGVVVASRMKTFEGFGAIVNFLIQPLFFFSGALYPVEGLPAALGVVVRLNPMTYAVDAARSLFVGVHHFPLVLDIGVILSTTTILGVLAVRSFSKMQA from the coding sequence TTGCGCGTCGAAGTGATTTATTATTTGTGCCGGCGCGACGTCATCAAGTTCTTGCGCGATCGGCAAACGCTGGCGGCGAGCATCGTGCGACCGCTTTTATGGATTCTCGCCGTGGGATTCGGGCTGCGTGCATCCTTTGGCGTGGGACCCAAAGGCGTGGATTTCGTGTCGTTCCTCGTGCCGGGCATCTTGGCGATGACGGTGCTTTTTTCGAGCATGTTTGCATCGATATCGATTGTCTGGGATCGTGAATTCGGTTTTTTGAAAGAGCTCCTCGTTTCACCCGTGCCGCGATGGGTGTTCGTGCTCTCGAAGATGATTTCGGCCACCGTGATCGCACTCATCGAAGTGAGCGTGACGCTCATCGTGTCCCCGCTCTTGGGCGCGAAGTTCTCACTGCTCGGTGCGCTTCTGGCCATTCCGCTGCTCGCCATCTTCGGCATGGGCGTTACGGCGCTCGGCGTGGTCGTCGCGTCGCGGATGAAGACGTTCGAGGGGTTCGGGGCGATTGTGAACTTTCTGATTCAGCCGCTCTTTTTCTTTTCAGGAGCGCTCTATCCAGTGGAAGGGCTTCCAGCCGCGCTGGGCGTGGTCGTGCGCCTCAATCCCATGACCTACGCCGTGGATGCGGCGCGATCCTTGTTCGTCGGAGTGCACCATTTCCCGCTCGTGCTGGATATCGGCGTCATTCTATCGACCACGACCATTCTGGGCGTGCTCGCGGTGCGGTCGTTTTCAAAAATGCAGGCGTGA
- a CDS encoding 5-(carboxyamino)imidazole ribonucleotide synthase, producing MGSFATNSPTLPGGTIGILGGGQLGRMFAIAARRMGYRVHALDPVQDGPAGQVADVEWVAPYEDIETARKFAAAVDVVTFEFENVPAETLAAVAELRPVFPSPKVLDTCRHRLREKEFLKQYGFPVAGFAPVRSPDDLRNALKMLGTPAILKTAEFGYDGKGQVRIDEPSFAESAFTQMGRQLGVLEAFVPFSCELSVVVARSQSGDVVPFEVAENRHEKHVLDVSLVPARVSAETRARARELACGVARALDVVGVLGVEMFHLPNGDLVVNELAPRPHNSGHFSFDACVTSQFEQQLRAVCGLPLGDPTLLRPVAMANLMGDLWSNGEPNWAAAASFPEVKIHLYGKTEARAGRKMGHLVAMADTVEQAEARVLAARAALSSRP from the coding sequence GTGGGGTCTTTTGCGACAAACTCCCCCACTTTGCCCGGCGGGACGATTGGAATCCTCGGCGGAGGACAGCTCGGGCGAATGTTCGCCATTGCCGCCCGGCGCATGGGATATCGCGTCCACGCGCTCGATCCAGTGCAAGATGGTCCGGCTGGACAAGTGGCAGACGTGGAATGGGTCGCGCCGTATGAAGATATCGAAACCGCCCGAAAATTTGCCGCCGCGGTGGATGTCGTCACGTTCGAGTTCGAAAACGTACCGGCTGAAACATTGGCTGCCGTTGCGGAATTGCGTCCAGTTTTTCCTTCGCCAAAGGTGCTCGATACGTGTCGTCATCGCCTGCGCGAAAAGGAATTTTTGAAACAATATGGTTTTCCCGTGGCGGGGTTTGCTCCAGTGCGTTCTCCAGATGATCTGCGGAATGCGTTGAAGATGCTGGGAACACCGGCCATTCTAAAAACGGCAGAATTCGGGTACGACGGGAAAGGTCAAGTACGCATTGATGAACCGTCTTTCGCTGAAAGCGCGTTTACGCAGATGGGACGACAGCTCGGGGTGCTCGAAGCATTCGTTCCATTTTCATGCGAATTGTCGGTCGTCGTGGCGCGTTCGCAATCGGGCGACGTAGTGCCTTTCGAAGTTGCGGAAAATCGACACGAAAAACATGTCCTGGATGTGTCGCTCGTGCCTGCGCGCGTAAGTGCAGAAACGCGGGCGCGAGCGCGCGAGCTTGCGTGCGGCGTCGCGCGGGCGCTCGATGTGGTGGGCGTTTTGGGCGTGGAAATGTTTCACTTGCCAAATGGTGATTTGGTGGTGAACGAACTCGCACCTCGACCGCACAATTCCGGGCATTTTAGTTTCGACGCATGCGTTACGAGCCAATTCGAGCAGCAGCTTCGGGCGGTATGCGGTTTGCCCCTCGGGGACCCGACGCTCTTGCGTCCGGTGGCAATGGCGAATTTGATGGGAGACCTCTGGTCGAATGGCGAGCCGAATTGGGCGGCGGCGGCGAGTTTTCCGGAAGTGAAGATTCACTTGTACGGCAAGACGGAAGCGCGCGCGGGCCGGAAAATGGGGCACCTCGTGGCCATGGCAGATACCGTGGAGCAGGCCGAAGCGCGGGTATTGGCGGCACGAGCAGCTCTCTCGTCGCGGCCGTGA